Proteins encoded by one window of Carassius auratus strain Wakin chromosome 8, ASM336829v1, whole genome shotgun sequence:
- the cbwd gene encoding zinc-regulated GTPase metalloprotein activator 1: MEEEDECPELVPIKEKQTGPTVQIPVTIITGYLGAGKTTLLNYILTEQHNKRIAVILNEFGEGSALEKSLAVSQAGELYEEWLELRNGCLCCSVKDNGLKAIENLMEKKGKFDYILLETTGLADPGAVASMFWVDAELGSDVYLDGIVTVIDAKYGMQHLTEEKPEGLINEAARQIALADLTIINKTDLVDDSELVALRDTVRSINGLVKILETQKSRVDLSQVLDLHSFDINDGVRLAEKLQLVKTSQPHLDKSMLTITFEVPGSVSEDLLNIFVQDLLWEKTFKNKAGLPMAVIRLKGILSIQQKQKKVMLQGVHELYELDETPESWADHEPRSNRLVFIGRNLDGEILKKEFISAMSNKV, encoded by the exons ATGGAGGAAGAGGATGAATGTCCAGAGTTAGTTCCCATCAAGGAGAAGCAAACCGGACCCACAGTTCAGATACCAGTCACCATCATCACTGGATACTTGG GTGCTGGAAAGACAACACTTTTGAACTACATCTTAACAGAGCAGCATAATAAACGAATAGCTGTCATTCTTAACGAATTTGGTGAAG GCAGTGCTCTGGAGAAGTCTTTAGCTGTCAGTCAGGCAGGAGAGCTGTATGAGGAGTGGCTGGAGCTGAGGAACGGATGCCTTTGCTGCTCTGTCAA AGACAATGGTTTAAAAGCTATTGAAAATCTAATGGAGAAGAAAGGAAAGTTTGACTACATCCTTCTAGAGACGACTGGATTGGCAGATCCAG GAGCTGTTGCTTCCATGTTTTGGGTTGATGCAGAATTAGGAAGTGATGTCTATCTGGACG GTATTGTCACAGTTATAGATGCTAAATATGGGATGCAG CATCTAACAGAAGAGAAGCCAGAGGGTCTTATCAATGAAGCTGCAAG GCAGATAGCTCTTGCTGATCTGACCATCATCAATAAAACTGATCTAGTGGATGACAGTGAGCTGGTGGCGCTCAGAGATACAGTGAG ATCAATAAATGGGCTTGTGAAGATTTTGGAGACACAAAAATCCAG GGTTGACCTGTCTCAAGTGTTAGATTTACATTCATTTGATATCAACGATGGTGTAAG GTTAGCTGAAAAGCTGCAGCTGGTGAAAACAAGCCAACCACATCTAGACAAG agtaTGCTGACTATTACATTTGAAGTTCCGGGCAGTGTGTCAGAAGACCTATTAAATATATTCGTTCAG gatCTCCTATGGGAAAAGACATTTAAGAACAAAGCTGGCTTGCCAATGGCAGTTATCCGGTTAAAG GGGATCCTCTCCATCCAGCAGAAACAAAAGAAGGTGATGTTGCAGGGTGTCCATGAGCTTTATGAGCTGGATGAGACTCCAGAGTCCTGGGCAGATCATGAGCCAAGAAGCAACCGACTCGTCTTCATTG GTCGGAACCTTGATGGTGAGATTCTGAAGAAAGAGTTTATTTCAGCCATGTCAAATAAAGTCTGA
- the foxd5 gene encoding forkhead box protein D5 gives MTLYHDYEEVQRTPVSSEDDEIDIVGGDHSDSDREYFLMPCRDPTEADHSGSESSGESESSFSAATAPKQSSAVKPPYSYIALITMAILQSQMKKLTLSGICDFISNKFPYYKEKFPAWQNSIRHNLSLNDCFIKIPREPGNPGKGNYWSLDPASEDMFDNGSFLRRRKRFKRHQPEFTKDNLVLFHPTLSYRAYGRPYCVSGPVPAQANPIGYLPVPDGIMVPPTYFQYQTLNIKLHEAPEIQQRPEHKTQKCSFSIDSIMARSTASPHKSSPHHLTPDSSSVFPRPTSSVLAVPARTALLKTGPFTETLRMVYPHC, from the coding sequence ATGACCCTTTACCATGATTACGAAGAAGTGCAGCGCACCCCTGTCTCTTCTGAAGACGATGAAATCGACATCGTCGGAGGAGACCACAGCGATAGCGACCGAGAGTATTTCCTCATGCCTTGCAGGGACCCCACGGAGGCGGATCACTCAGGGTCCGAGTCTTCAGGAGAGAGCGAGAGCAGCTTCTCCGCCGCGACCGCCCCAAAGCAGAGCTCCGCCGTCAAACCTCCCTATTCCTACATCGCCCTGATAACCATGGCGATCCTCCAGAGCCAGATGAAGAAGCTGACCCTCAGCGGCATCTGCGACTTCATCAGCAACAAGTTCCCGTACTACAAGGAGAAATTCCCCGCGTGGCAGAACTCCATCAGACACAACTTGTCACTCAACGACTGCTTCATCAAGATCCCACGAGAGCCTGGAAACCCGGGGAAAGGCAACTACTGGTCCCTGGACCCTGCATCTGAGGACATGTTTGACAACGGCAGCTTTCTTCGCAGAAGGAAAAGATTTAAGAGGCACCAACCCGAGTTCACCAAAGACAACCTGGTGCTTTTCCACCCAACGTTAAGTTATCGAGCATACGGGCGACCTTACTGCGTCTCTGGGCCGGTTCCAGCCCAGGCTAATCCTATTGGATATTTGCCAGTGCCGGATGGCATCATGGTGCCACCTACATATTTCCAATATCAGACTTTGAACATTAAGCTCCACGAAGCTCCTGAAATCCAGCAAAGGCCCGAACACAAGACCCAGAAGTGTTCGTTCAGCATCGACAGCATTATGGCCAGGTCAACGGCGTCTCCTCACAAAAGCTCTCCTCATCATCTCACACCTGACTCTAGTTCTGTATTTCCCAGACCGACATCAAGTGTGTTAGCAGTGCCAGCTAGGACTGCTCTGCTGAAGACTGGTCCTTTCACAGAAACTCTGCGGATGGTGTATCCTCACTGTTGA